The sequence below is a genomic window from Desulfomonile tiedjei.
GTCGCGAAGTTCAGACAGCTTCCGGCAGATCCCTGCTTACCAATTTGTTTGTCATCACCGCGCTGAACCCGAAGAGCATAGCTTTCTTCATCGCGTTTTTGCCTCAATTTGTGGTCCCTTCGGCAGAAGCTCTGCCACAGCTGCTGCTGTTGGGTGGGACGTTTCTCGTTCTTGCGGCATTGAATGCCACCCTCTATGCGCTCTTTGCCGGCCATCTCCGGGAGAAGGTGAGAAGCTCGAAAACACGACGCTGGTTCAATCGCTGCGGTGGAACTGCACTGATCGGCGCAAGTTTGGTTACAGCAGCCATGCGGCGATCTTGATCAAACGAGGAAATTGCGGGGAGGACCTTTTTGTAAAAAGGTTCCTCCCCGCACCCCTCTCCAAAAACTTTTATATTCTGCTCACTTGGTGGCTTCCGCTGATAGCGGAAACTACCAAGTGGGCAATATGGAGTTTTCTCGAAGAGGGCACGCTGGAAACCTTTTTACACAAAAAGTTTCCCCCGAAAAACTCCTGTTTGAAAACAGACTCGTATCATTCCTCAAAGATCGTCACAGAACGGAAAGGACCAGTGCCATGGACGCGAACATCCGGCCCGCGCGAACCGACGATTCGGCCTTTCTCGCGTGGGTCATATTGACTTCAGGACGAGCGCATGTGAAGCGGGGAATATGGGAAGTCGTTCTTGATGAGCCCGAAGAGAAATGCCTCGGGTTTCTGCAACTTGTGTCTGGTACAGAAATCCCTCATCAGTTTCATTATTCGCGCTATATGGTGGCTGAAGTGGAAGGCCGCCCGGCAGCAGGCCTGGGTGGGTACGACCCCGCTGTCTTGGGTTTCCCGGCTCTTCAAAGAGCGGTGGCCGAGGTCTTCAGCAAACTTGGAGTGCCCCCACCACCAGCGGCAACAAGTAAAGAGTCGCAGAGGATCTTGGAATGCATTCCTGACGACATTGAAGGAGCATGGATTATCGACAGTGTGGCAACAGTCCCGGAGTTTCGGCGGCAGGGCATGGTCAGCCGGCTGCTCGAGAAGATGCTCGATGAAGGGCGCCGCCAAGGTTACAGGCTTTCCCAGATCAACATATATATTGGCAATACACCCGCGCAGCGCGCCTACGAAAAGCACGGATTCAAAGTCCTTGACGAAAAACGCGACCCCTATTTTGAAGCCCGAATAGGATGCCCGGGTATGGCTCGCCTTTCGCGAGATTTGTGACGTGCGATCTTGGTGAATTCCATCCCCGCCAATTGGGTTCACATTCAAAAAGAACCGGCGGCCCGCAAATCCCGGTATCCTCAACGGGCGCCGGTGTGCTATATTAACATGTTGATTTTCCCGCCGCATGGAACGGCTTTGGCAAGCCGGACTACCAGGGCCGAAAGGCACCATAGTACTTGGAGGATTCAATGAACTCAGAGACCGCGAAGCAGAAAGTGAAAATATTCGATATTACGTTGAGAGATGGGTCCCAGAGCAAGGTGGCCACTCGTATCAAGCTCGAGGACTTGCTCAAGGTTGCCCGAAAGCTTGCGGATACCGGGATTTACGGAGCAGAAACCTGGGGCGGCGCGACCTTCGACGTGTGCGTCCGATATCTTAAGGAAGACCCCTGGGAAAGGGCACGAATCCTAAAAGATGCAATGCCCAAAGTGAAAAACATGATGCTTATCCGCGGGCAAAACCTGGTCGCTTATTCCAACTTCTCCGACGATGTAGTCGCGAAGTTTGTGCAAGCCTCAGCGCGAAACGGTATAGACATTTTCCGCATCTTCGACGCTCTTGACGACGTGAGAAACCACGAAATGGTAATAAAGGCGGTCAAAGAGGTCGGCAAAATTGCGGAAGGCGCTGTGTGCTTTACCATCAGCCCTGTTCACACAATCGAGAAGTTCGTGTCCAAGGCGAGGCAGTTGGAAGACAAAGGCGTAGACCAGATAGCCATCAAAGACATGGCCGGCCTGATAGACCCCCAAACCACTTTTGCTCTGGTTAGCGCGCTCAAAAAGGCGGTTAATGTTCCTATACATCTCCATACTCACGACAATTGCGGTTTGGGCATGATGTCCGCTTTGAAAGCAGTAGAAGCGGGATGCGACATGATAGATTCCGTGTTGAGCCCGTTCTCGGGCGGGACAGGGCATCCGTGTACGGAATCATTGGTTTATTCGCTGCACCGCTTCGGATACGACACCGGTTGCGACCTGGCAAAGTTGACTAAGGCCGCCGAGGAAGCCAAGCTGATGAGGTCGTACTACAGCGAGTTCGAGGCCCCGTACAGCGGAGTGGACTGCAAGATGCTGGTAACGCAGATACCCGGCGGCGTTATGTCGAATCTTACCAGTCAACTCAGGCAACAGAATGCTCTGGACAGACTGAATGAAATAATTGATGAGATACCGAGAGTCCGGGAAGATCTCGGCTGGATCCCCCTGGTAACACCGACTTCTCAAATCGTAGTCTCACAGGCCACTTTCAATGTAGTCCTAGGCCGATACAAGATAATTGCGAACCATACTGCGAACCTGCTCAAGGGTTTGTACGGCGAAACCCCAGCTCCGGTGAACAAGGAGCTTCAGGAACGGGTCCTCAAAGGAGAGAAGCCTACTACGGTTCGACCGGCGGAGTTGCTGCCCCCAATGTGGCCTGAATTGGAAAAGAAATTCCCCGGCCTCACCGAGGAAGAGACCCTCATCCACGCGATCTTTCCCCATGAGGCAGAGGCCTACTTCGCGGAGAACAAGAAGGCAGCAAGCTGAAAAGGCTACAAGTGATTGCAGAACTTTGAAAGCATTTGACGGTATGCCGGGGATACCGCGTAACGCGGGACCCCCGGCACCCCTTTCAAAAACTCCCAATTATTTCGGAAACTTTGGGTAGCCCACTTTGAGGAAAGGTCCTCGCTGCATTTTCCTCATGTAATACCAATGCGCGTTCGAAGAAGTGACATTAGCAATGGCTGGCAGGGACGCCGGCCGCTACCATAATTTGGTGGCGGTCCCGCGGGACGCGGGATGCCTGCCATGTTCACCTGTACGGAAGCGCATTCCTATGATTTGAACAATCTTCACGGAGTATCACCATGCCTGAGACGGTTCCGCTACAGCATCGCTTACACCCGTCCGCACCTATACGGCACTGCTACGGATGCGGCGCAGACAATCCGAATGGACTGGGACTGAAGAGCTTTCTCGAAGGGGATGAAGCAATCGCCCGGTGGCGTGGGCAGAAGCACCATTGCTCTTATCCGGGATTTCTCAATGGCGGGATAGCCTGCACCCTAATCGATTGCCATTCCGCCTGGACCGCGGTTGCGCTCGAATGCCGGAATCACGGTACTGACCTGGGCCAAAACGCAGACCTCCCTACAGGATGGACCAGGGCCATGAGCATCGAATTCCTCAAGCCTGTTCCCCTCGACGCGGAGATTGTTCTGAGAGCCGGAATGGTGAAACAAGGGCGCACCAGTCGTACCGTAGCATGCTCTATTTACGCGAATGGCGAGGAATGCGTTAAAGGAGAAGTCACTATCGTCATGACGGGGGCCAAGTAATCGCCGACAGGTCTTGGCGAGAGTTCCGGAGGAATTCTTCCTCAAAAGAAAGAACTCCTCCGGACCTCTCCGGTGAAATCGCCTCCGCGGCTATCGCGCGGAAGACGGTACCTGAGAAAAGCTGAGGGTTGAGCCTGATGCTCTCACCGCTTCGTCTCTCGACGCAAATGGTCCCTGCACCTTGTTCCAACCATAGTTGGGCATCTCGCTCGTTACAGCGATTTGGCCGTCTCTATTTTGCCAGACAAAGTACTGATGCGCCTTAACCTCTCCCAAGGTCTGCGGGAAAGTGGTCCTTAGCGGAAACTCGGTGCCTGATCCCATTGCTCTGATCGCTTCATCCCGCGATGCGAACGGCCCTTGAGCACGAGACCAGCCATAGGCCGGTTTGTCGCTCGTAACAACTGTTTGTCCGTCTCTATCTCTTATGACGTAAAAGTTCCTTTCCAGATTCTTGGACATGGTCTGCGGGAAGACGGGGCTTGCCGCGATTTCCGTGCCCTTGCCTGCGGCTCTGGTAGCCTCATCTGGTGTCGCGAAGGGTCCTTGTACTACGGACCAACCGTAGCCCGGCGATTCGCTTGTTACCGCGACTCTGCCGTCTCTGTCTCGGATTACGAAGTATTCGTCAGCCGATGCGGCCGTGGCACCTATCCCAATCAGGGCAACCATCGCAATAATTGCATAGAACGTCCTCATCTTGCTGTACTCCTTTCAGCAATTTTTCAGTATTTTAATCATGAATCCTTCGACGGGCAAATTGCGGTCGATTTGGTCAGGCCTCCCCAAGGAATCTCCGGCGAGCATCTCATGTAGTATGCGGACTTCACTCCACTGAAGGCCTTTTCCTCAGTAGTTTCATGAAGTTTTCTCCCAGGATGGCCTTACGCAGGTCGCCGTCAATTCCCGCCTTGTCCAACTCCTTGGCGTATCTCTTAAGGGGCAACAAAGGATAGTCGCTTCCGAAAAGGATCTTGTCCGGCCCCATAATGCGGCTTACAACATCGAAGACCTTGCAATCATATAGGAATGGAGAAGCCGCTGTATCGAGGTAGGTGCGTGACAATATCGACCCCACTTCGGGCATGAGCGCATAAACAAAGACTCCGCCGCCGAAGTGGGCCAGGATGAAATCCACGTCCGGATTGGCTTTTATGATGCGCAGCAGCCCGCGAAAATCCACAGGGATTTTTCCCGGATAGTCGTGCCCGACAGGCTCGTTCACGTGAATGATTACAGGAACTTTATGCTGCTCCGCCAAGTCCAGACTAGGGCTGAGGGCCTCGAAATCGGCCAGACTCCAGCCTCCGTGGTACATGGCCAATTCGCCGAGTCCGGCAAATCCCGCGGCCAAGGTCCTGACCGCCTCGCGGTACGCCTCGTCGCCTCCGGAAGTTGAAAGGACAGCGAACGGAATAATTCTGTCGGGATATTTCTGGTGAAACTCCCAGACCTCATCGTTGTTCCGGCTTACCAAGTCGTGGTTCTCCCAGGGGAACCCGAACACCACGGCCTTATCTATTCCTGACGAGTCGAGATACCCCACTATCTGGTCTTCGGAAACGATCCTGGCCTTATTGGAGCAGTAGAGCGCAGCAAAGGCGCGATCGTGCTGACAGTAAGGGGTGCGGTCCTCTCGGACTTTGCCTGGCAACAAATGAACATGTGAATCGATGATCATATCTCTCATTCCAAACAGTAACTTTGTCGGCTGCCGTTACCCGACGCCGGTACGGCGCCGCGGTGCGCCATCGGGCCTCGAAAACCGGGTGAAACGCTTGATGAACTCTATCACAATCTTCGAGAATTCACAGAAATGTTCCGGGAGGCCGGGGAACCCGCGCCTGGGGTGCGAGTTTGGCAGCGCCTATGGGTAGGTTAGATGGGACTGCCCCACACATGTCCTTTGCCATCAGGAGAAGCAGATTGTAGCCCTTATCCAACTTTGCAGTTTAGCTTCTCGAGACACTCCAGGATGCCGTCGAGCTGGCGACAGACATCGTCGAGCATTTCCCGGTCGCTGCCGGTTTCCAACTCGCACCTCTGAAGCACCAAGTCCTGCACGCATCTGATCATGTCGGGGACGATGTCGCATCCTAGCCGCTGGGCCGCCCCTTCTTCGGAGAGGTAAGCTGCCACTGCAAAGAGGGTGCGAGGATGGATATTCTTGTTCCCGATCTTCCCGGAGATCCTGGCGCGGGCCAAGAGCACGCGCGCGGACCGCTGAAGCCTTGCCAGCCTCAAGCGCACACCCAAATCCTGCAATTCCGAGTGCAATTCGTCGAGCATTTCGGCGCCGGCAAGATCCAGGTCGCTGGTCATTTCCAGATCCAGTATCACCGTTTCGATCGGGGTATTCGCATCCCACATCAGGGCCATAATTTGATCCCGGATCGACTCGGCATTGGCATAGAATATACCTTCTTCGACCCGGACTATGAGAAGGCCTGGGATGATGAGGTTTGCCGGATTGTCGCGCACGTTGGTGAACTGCGGCTGTCCGGGGACCTTGCCGAGCACGCTGATGCGGGATTCGGAGGCTCGGGCTATGACTAGCAGCAGGGACAGGAGCGCACCGATGATAACTCCGTCCAGTACCCCTAGGACCAGCACGCCGCCCAGGGCACCGATCGCGGTCCAGAACTCCGCGGGCCGCAGCCGGAAGAGTCGGCGCAAGGCCGCCGCCTTAAACAGGCCTCGTACGGCTACCAACACCACCGCAGCCAAGATCGGTTCGGGCAAATTGGTGAACAAGCCGGTGAGGAACAAGACCACGAAGACGAGTGCCAAGCCGCCTATTCCGTTGGCCAGTTGGGTTTTCGCTCCGCATTCGTCATTCAGCGCGCTCCGTGAGAAACTTCCTGCTACCGGATAACCCTGAGTCAATCCTGCGCCCAAGCTTGCAAAGCCCAGAGCCAGCAGCTCCTGGTTGGCATCAACCCGATAATTATGTTGCCGCGCGAACATTCGCGCCATACTCATTCCTTCGAGATAAGCCAATAAGAAGGCCCCAACGGCTGTTCGCAGCACGTCTCCGAAGACCGGGAGGGAAATGGGCGGCCAGGCCATCAGCGGAAACCCGCTGGGGATTTCGCCCACCACACGCACGCCTCGAGCACCAAGGTCGGTAACGCTCATCAATCCGATTGACCCAAGCACAACAATCAGTGCCCAGGGCAACCTCGGAAAGGCGCGTTCACCCGCGAGCAGAATGACTATTGCCGCAATTCCCAGTCCCAATGCCCACTCATTGGTGTCTCCTATACGGTGCGCTAGGTCTAGCATTCGATCCAGAAAGTGGCCATGCGACCCGGTAACACCAAAGAGCTTACTGAACTGAGTAGCGGCGATGTACACCGCGGCCCCTGTCGAGAAGCCCACCAGGACCGACTCAGAAACGAAATTGACCAGAAAGCCCAACCGGACCCCGTAAGAAACAAGGGCTATGATTCCGACGAGCACCGCTGTGGTAGCGGCCAATGCAGCGTAATAATCCGGAGAAGAGATCGCGAGAGTTCCCAGCCCCGAAGCGACGAGAACAGACACGGCTGACGTTGGACCAACCGCGAGCTGGCGCGACGTCCCAAACAGCATGTAAACAACCGGGGCCGCGATGGCCGCGTACAAACCTGCTTTTGCAGGCAGACCTGCCAACTCCGCATAGGCTATTGCCTCTGGAATGGTAAAGGCCGCCAAGGTCAATCCGGCCGTGATATCTGGCCGTAACGACCCCCTCTGATAGGCCGGCAACCATTGGAAGATGGGAAAGATACGAGAAAGGCGCGTCACAACGGGAACCTTCTGATGCTTGGTTACTTTGG
It includes:
- the sulP gene encoding sulfate permease is translated as MRAKVTKHQKVPVVTRLSRIFPIFQWLPAYQRGSLRPDITAGLTLAAFTIPEAIAYAELAGLPAKAGLYAAIAAPVVYMLFGTSRQLAVGPTSAVSVLVASGLGTLAISSPDYYAALAATTAVLVGIIALVSYGVRLGFLVNFVSESVLVGFSTGAAVYIAATQFSKLFGVTGSHGHFLDRMLDLAHRIGDTNEWALGLGIAAIVILLAGERAFPRLPWALIVVLGSIGLMSVTDLGARGVRVVGEIPSGFPLMAWPPISLPVFGDVLRTAVGAFLLAYLEGMSMARMFARQHNYRVDANQELLALGFASLGAGLTQGYPVAGSFSRSALNDECGAKTQLANGIGGLALVFVVLFLTGLFTNLPEPILAAVVLVAVRGLFKAAALRRLFRLRPAEFWTAIGALGGVLVLGVLDGVIIGALLSLLLVIARASESRISVLGKVPGQPQFTNVRDNPANLIIPGLLIVRVEEGIFYANAESIRDQIMALMWDANTPIETVILDLEMTSDLDLAGAEMLDELHSELQDLGVRLRLARLQRSARVLLARARISGKIGNKNIHPRTLFAVAAYLSEEGAAQRLGCDIVPDMIRCVQDLVLQRCELETGSDREMLDDVCRQLDGILECLEKLNCKVG
- a CDS encoding pyruvate carboxylase subunit B, with translation MNSETAKQKVKIFDITLRDGSQSKVATRIKLEDLLKVARKLADTGIYGAETWGGATFDVCVRYLKEDPWERARILKDAMPKVKNMMLIRGQNLVAYSNFSDDVVAKFVQASARNGIDIFRIFDALDDVRNHEMVIKAVKEVGKIAEGAVCFTISPVHTIEKFVSKARQLEDKGVDQIAIKDMAGLIDPQTTFALVSALKKAVNVPIHLHTHDNCGLGMMSALKAVEAGCDMIDSVLSPFSGGTGHPCTESLVYSLHRFGYDTGCDLAKLTKAAEEAKLMRSYYSEFEAPYSGVDCKMLVTQIPGGVMSNLTSQLRQQNALDRLNEIIDEIPRVREDLGWIPLVTPTSQIVVSQATFNVVLGRYKIIANHTANLLKGLYGETPAPVNKELQERVLKGEKPTTVRPAELLPPMWPELEKKFPGLTEEETLIHAIFPHEAEAYFAENKKAAS
- a CDS encoding GNAT family N-acetyltransferase encodes the protein MDANIRPARTDDSAFLAWVILTSGRAHVKRGIWEVVLDEPEEKCLGFLQLVSGTEIPHQFHYSRYMVAEVEGRPAAGLGGYDPAVLGFPALQRAVAEVFSKLGVPPPPAATSKESQRILECIPDDIEGAWIIDSVATVPEFRRQGMVSRLLEKMLDEGRRQGYRLSQINIYIGNTPAQRAYEKHGFKVLDEKRDPYFEARIGCPGMARLSRDL
- a CDS encoding LysE family translocator, with translation MTFQTWIAFAVAAGIVLVIPGPTIIAVISHSLAHGRRAVVPLVVGVTVGDFTAMTLSLAGLGAVMAASATLFSILKILGALYLMYLGVKLWRANPDIEAPSREVQTASGRSLLTNLFVITALNPKSIAFFIAFLPQFVVPSAEALPQLLLLGGTFLVLAALNATLYALFAGHLREKVRSSKTRRWFNRCGGTALIGASLVTAAMRRS
- a CDS encoding amidohydrolase, with protein sequence MIIDSHVHLLPGKVREDRTPYCQHDRAFAALYCSNKARIVSEDQIVGYLDSSGIDKAVVFGFPWENHDLVSRNNDEVWEFHQKYPDRIIPFAVLSTSGGDEAYREAVRTLAAGFAGLGELAMYHGGWSLADFEALSPSLDLAEQHKVPVIIHVNEPVGHDYPGKIPVDFRGLLRIIKANPDVDFILAHFGGGVFVYALMPEVGSILSRTYLDTAASPFLYDCKVFDVVSRIMGPDKILFGSDYPLLPLKRYAKELDKAGIDGDLRKAILGENFMKLLRKRPSVE
- a CDS encoding PaaI family thioesterase, which encodes MPETVPLQHRLHPSAPIRHCYGCGADNPNGLGLKSFLEGDEAIARWRGQKHHCSYPGFLNGGIACTLIDCHSAWTAVALECRNHGTDLGQNADLPTGWTRAMSIEFLKPVPLDAEIVLRAGMVKQGRTSRTVACSIYANGEECVKGEVTIVMTGAK